Proteins encoded together in one Dehalococcoidales bacterium window:
- a CDS encoding DUF5668 domain-containing protein yields MPEETPPVEHVEQKPSVDRYVPVGGIFLLFLGIVFLLQSLNILSWNIWGTLWRFWPVMLIITGLAILLRQFNIWLVSLLILAVLFACLGIAIWQYGVSLPSGTGI; encoded by the coding sequence ATGCCCGAGGAAACGCCACCGGTAGAACACGTTGAGCAGAAACCATCGGTAGACCGCTACGTCCCGGTGGGGGGTATTTTCCTGCTCTTTCTGGGGATAGTGTTTCTTCTGCAGAGCTTGAATATCCTGTCCTGGAACATCTGGGGTACTCTATGGCGCTTCTGGCCGGTGATGCTAATCATTACCGGGCTGGCTATCCTGCTCAGGCAGTTTAATATCTGGCTGGTAAGTCTGCTGATTCTGGCGGTGCTCTTTGCCTGCCTGGGTATCGCTATCTGGCAATACGGGGTGTCTTTACCATCCGGGACGGGTATATAA
- a CDS encoding PspC domain-containing protein: MKKRLYRSRSDRMIWGVCGGLAEYFDIDPTIVRVIAVLSIFINGLGILAYIILAIVVPLERSEAATPEDVIGENMEEMKQAASQLGQEVRSTFSRQSASAEVTRAQHRGRNVLGIVIVVIGVLFLLASLNFLWWLRWTYLWPLILIAIGVLIILNTRRK; the protein is encoded by the coding sequence ATGAAGAAGAGGCTCTATCGCAGCCGGAGTGACCGGATGATATGGGGCGTATGTGGCGGTCTGGCAGAGTACTTTGACATTGACCCTACCATTGTCAGGGTAATCGCGGTGCTATCCATATTTATTAACGGGCTGGGCATCCTGGCTTATATCATTCTGGCAATTGTCGTACCCCTGGAGCGTTCCGAGGCAGCAACCCCCGAAGATGTCATCGGGGAAAACATGGAAGAGATGAAGCAAGCCGCCAGCCAGTTAGGGCAGGAAGTCCGCTCCACCTTCAGCCGGCAATCCGCTTCCGCCGAGGTGACCCGGGCACAGCACCGCGGCCGTAATGTGCTTGGCATTGTCATTGTCGTCATTGGCGTCCTTTTCTTATTGGCCAGCCTTAACTTCCTGTGGTGGTTACGCTGGACGTATCTCTGGCCACTGATTCTGATTGCCATAGGTGTGTTGATAATATTGAATACCCGGAGAAAATAG